The Erythrobacter sp. HL-111 DNA segment CCTGCGCGCCCGCGGGCAGGTCGCCGGTCCAGACATAGGCCTGCGCCTCGCTCCCGCCCGCTGCCCAGCCATCGACCCGGACCGCCATGCGTTCGTATTGCGGCCCCTCGAACGCGTCGAGCACGGCGAGGTCGACCTCTCCCGCATCGTGCAGCGAGCCGACCACGTTGGTCGCGTGGCCTGCGCGCGTCAGCACCAGCGCGGGATACCAGCCCGCCGGATCGGGAATGGCGAACAGCGCGCCCTGCACGCTCGCCTGCGACCCGAGGCCCAGCCCCGCGAGGAAGGGCCAGTCCCCCACCCCTTCGCGCAGCACGCCGTAGAAGAACAGACGCATGGCAAGGCTACTCCTCGTAGATCATTTTTACGGTCATTCCGCCGTCGACGGTGAGATGCTGGCCCGTCACGAAGCCCGCGCCAAGCAGGTATTCCACCGCGCCCGCGATGTCCTGCGGTCTGCCGACCCGGCCCGCCGGGTGCTGCGCGCGGTCCTTCTCGCGGTGTTCGACCTCCTCCCGCTCGCTTTCCTTCTGCCAGTCGCGCGTCTCGATCCAGCCCGGGCGGACCGCGTTGACGCGCACCTGCGGCCCGAGCGAGACCGCCATCGCGTGGGTCAGCGCGTCGATCCCGCCCTTGGACGCGGCATAGGCGAAGCTTTCGGGCTCGCTCATCACGCTGCGGGTGGAGGAGATGTTGACGATGTTTGCCGCTTCGCCGGTCACGCGATGCGCCTCGCGCAGCAGCGGCAGGGCCGCGCGCGAACAGAGGAAGGCGGCGGTGAGGCTCGCATCGATCCACGCCTGCCAGTCGGCAAGGGCGAGATCCTCCAGCGGGCCGCAGAAGGGATCGGCGATCGCGGCGTTGTTGACCAGCGCCGCGAGCGGGGCCTTGCTGCTCCACGAGGCGATCGCTTCGAAGGCGATGGCGACCTCGCGCTCGGAGGAAACGTCGCCGGGAAGGCTCAGCAGCCGTTCGGGCGGCGCGCGCCCGGCCAGTTCGGCGAGCGCCTCGGCATCGATGTCGAGCGCGGCGACCCGCCAGCCCCGTTCGAGGAAATGGAGGGCAAGAGCGCGGCCAATGCCCTGCGCGGCCCCGGTGATGGCGATCATGCGGTCCATGCGGCCCCAACGGGCGAGGCGGCGCGGCGTGCCCGGCCACGCACACCGGACATCAGCCGGGCGGCGCCAGCCGGTAGCAAAGCCCTTCGGCCTCGAGGTCGATCTCTGCGACGAGGCCGAGCGTGCCGGGCACGATCCGTTCGAGCAGCATCGAGCCGAACCCGGTCCGCTGGTCCTGCGCCTCGCTCACCGGCGCGCCGCCACGCTCGCACCAGCGGAATTCGGACAGGAACCCGTCCGCGTCCGGGGCGAACCGGATCGCGATCCGCCCCCCGGCCCGCGCCAGCGCGCCGTATTTCGCCGCATTGGTGACGAGTTCGTGCATCCCCAGCGCCAGCATCGGTGCCTGCCGCGCGCTGACCAGGGTCGGCGGCCCCTCGATCTCGAACCGCTCCGCGCCCAGTTCCATGCAGGCGGCGAGCTCGTTCACGAGCAGGTCGCGCAGGTAGATGTCCGACCACTCGGTTCTCAGCAGGGTGTCGTTCGCCCGCGAAAGCGCGCGCATCCGGTGGTCGAAGCTTTCGAGAAACCCCGGAAGGTCCGCGCTCTGCGAGGCGATCAGGCGGCTCAGCGACTGGACGTTGGCGAAGATGTTCTTCACCCGGTGCTGCAGTTCGGCGAAATGGATCTCGCGCTGGCGTTCCGCCTTGCGCTGGGCCGACACGTCGACCCCGGAGGCGACGATCTCGATCACCGAGCCGTCCTGCGCCCTGAGCGGGGCGAGCTGGACGTCGATCTCCATCCGTCCGTCGTCGGGGATTCGCGCGATGCAGTCGCTGCGCTGGAATTCCCCTGCGAGCGCGGCCTCGGTGATGCGCCTGACATGCGCCTGCATCCCCTCGTCATGGGTCCACCACGGGCAGTCCCAGAACTTGCGCCCGGCGACATCCTTGCGCTTCACCCCGGTGACGCGCAGCGCCGGGGCGTTGACGTTGAGCAGCGTGCCTTCGCCATCGAGGTTCGCGAGGAAGAAGTTGAGGTTGTCGGCGACATCGCGGGTCCGCCTGCTTTCGCTCTCGATCGCGCGGACGAGGCCCTCGCTCCGCCCGGTCTCGTGGACGACACAGCCGACCATGCGCCCGCCGCAGCCGTCATCAAGGGGGAAGTAATCGACCTCGAACTGGCGCACGACCCCGGGATGGGCGGGGGTTTCGGCGCGGACCGTGTGGCCGAGGCTCGGCTCGCCGCGGTCGAGCACGCGCTGCTGGACGCGGCGGATGACCCCGTCGACATCGGGCACGATCTCGTCCTGGCGGCGTCCGATGTGGGCGTGGGCCGGATGGCCGTTGATCTCGGCCAGCGCGCGGTTGACCCGGACATAGCGAAGGTCGCCATCGAGCAGCGAGAATCCCACCGGGGAGTTGTCGAAGAAGGCTTCGAGCTCCGCGCGCTGCGGCTCGAGTGCGAGGTCCATGTCGGGCCGGCCTTTCCGGTTCGATGCGAACCCTGCGGCTAGCCCAAGGCGCGGTGGCGAACCTTAACAAATGTTTCCGCCTCCCTCGGGCCGGCGGATCAGCTCATCGCGTCGAGGATGTCGTCGAGCCGGGCCGGGTCGCCGAGCGCGATCACCCGGCCGTCCGAGCCCGCGTCGAGCGGGTTGCCCATCCAGTCGCTCATCATGCCGCCCGCGCCTTCGACAACGGGGACGAGCGCGGCGAAATCGTGAAGCTTGAGGCCCGCCTCGATCACGCAATCGATATGGCCCGAGGCGACGAGGCCGTAATTGTAGCAGTCCCCGCCATAGATGATCTTGCTCTCCGCCACGGCCCTGGCGACGCCCATGAAGGCATCGACATCGTCGCCCGCGAACTGGTGCGGGGTGGTCGTGCCGAGCACGGCGTCGGACAGGTCCTTCAGGGGGCGCGTCGCCGCGGGCCTGCCGTTGAAGGTCGTGCCTTCCCCGATCCGCCCGACCCAGCGTTCCTGCGCGATCGGCTGGTCGATCACGCCGAGCACCGGCCAGCCGTCCTGCACGAGCGCGATCAGCGTACCGAAGATCGCCCGCCCGGCGATGAAGCTGGTCGTGCCGTCGATCGGGTCGAGCACCCATTGGCGCCCGGCGCCCTCGTTCCGTGTCCCGTATTCCTCGCCGATGATGCCGTCGGCGGGGCGATGCGCCTCGATCAGGGCGCGCATCGCGGCTTCGGCGGCGCGGTCGGCCTCGGTGACGAAGCTGCGGTCGGCCTTGCGCTCCTCGGACCAGGCGCCGCGGAAGAAGGGCCGGATCGCGGCCCCCGCCGCATCGGCCAGGGCAAGGGCGAGCGCGTGGTCGTCTGCAGTCATGAAAAGCCGCCTTCCTTTCGCGGGCAGGATGAAGTCGCGTTCCCTTAGGCGATCGCACGCGGGGTGGTAATCCCCCGCCCAACGGCTTTCCCCGCACCCCGCACAATTACGGCGAGGCGCAAATAGTGAACCTTCACACTTGTGAAAGACACTGCCGCGGCACTATATTACTGTGCTGGGGTTTGGTGGGGGGTGATGCCGGGTAGTGGTCGCAGGATAGACGGTGTCGAGCCGCGCTCGGGCGCGACGGCGGACGGTATGCCGCTGTCGCTCAATCGCGCGCCCGCGCCCGATCTCGATCCGTGGGTGGGCCGGGTCGTGGTCACGCGCGTCGACGTGCCGCCCGATTTCGAGGTTTCCTGTTCGGTCTTCAACGACCTCGCCTACAGCCGGATCGTCCTCAAGGGCGACTGGCGGGCCACCACGCCCGACGGCAAGGTCTGCGTCGAGCGAGGACCGGTGCTGGTGGGCCCGCAGTCGCGACGCATGGACATGACCTGCCGCGGCAGTTTCGCGACCGTCAACATCGGTTTCCGTCCGGGCGCGCTCGCCTGCCTGATCGACACCCCGCTGGACGCGCTGGTCGACCGGGTCGAGCTTGACGACCCGCTCGGCCTTGCGGACGGGTACGCGCCCGATCTCGGCTACCCGGCGGACGCCTCGAGCGAGGAGCTCGCGCTGATGGTCGAGGACCGCGTGCGCGCCTTCATCCGCCGCAAGCGGCCGCGCCACCCGGACCCGATCAGCCGCGCCTTCGAGGCGGCGAGCTTCGTCGATCCGACCATCCGCCCCGGCGAATTCGCCGCCCGCCACGACATCAGCCTGCGCCAGGTCGAACGGATCGTGCGGCGCGATTTCGGGATGACCCCGCGCACCGCGCTGCGCCGCGCGCGGGCGATGGACCTTGCCTGCCACATGCTCGGCATTGCCGATCGCCAGGAAGAGCAGGAATTCCTGCTGCGCTTCTTCGACCAGTCGCACCTGATCCGCGAGTTCCAGTGCTTCTTCGGGGTCACGCCGCAGGCCTTCCGCGCGCGCCCGCGGGTCCTGCTGACCCTCAATCTCGAAGCGCGCGCGGCGCGGCGGCTGGAGGAACTCGTCCGCATCGCCCCCGGCGCGCGGCGCCCCCGGCACGAGCGCACGGAGGAGGAAGAGGAGGAGCAGGAGGAAGAGGCGGCGACCCGGGCGCAGAAGCGGCGGAACGAGTCCTGACGCAGCGCCCCCCGGCGCGGTCCGCAGAGATCGCGGCACGGCCGCAAGCCCGCCCTAGTCCGCCTGGCGCTCCTGCCAGTGTTCGAAGGCGAGCCGCGGGTGCAGCGCGACATAGGCCTTCGCCTCCGCCCCCTCCCAGTCGAGCGGCCATTCGCCCGGCATCTCCCCGGCGAGGTGCGAGCGCGAGACGAACCAGCCCTGCCCCGGCAGCCCGTCCGACTGCCGCACGACCAGCACGGCAAGCCCCGGCTCGCCCGCGCGGCGCCCCTCCTCGTCGATCCGGTCCATCGCCGCGCACAGCTGACGCATCAGCGGGCGGGTGAAGGAATGGCCCAGCGCAAACAGCGCCTGGCTGTAGGTGAGCGGCGTGCGGGCGCGGGCGGCGCCGATCAGGAGCTCGCGGATCTCGTCGCGCTGGAGTGCCATCGGCCGCAACCATAGCGCGCTTTGACGAAGGCGGCAGCCTCAGGCGTTGACGCGAAACGCCCGAGGTCCCGGCCTTCGCCGGGAATCGCGCTTTTTCAGTCGAACAGGCTCGACACGCTGCTTTCGTCGGCGATGCGGCGGATCGCCTCGCCGATCAGCGGGGCGATGGTGAGGATGCGGATCTTGCCCGATTGCTCGGTCGCCTCGGTCGGGCGGATCGAATCGGTGATCACCAGCTCCTTCAGCTTCGACCCGTCGATTCGCGCCACCGCGCCGCCCGACAGCACGCCGTGGGTGATGTAGGCCGCGACCGAACGCGCCCCGTTCGCAAGCAGCGCATCGGCCGCGTTGCACAGGGTCCCGCCCGAATCGATGATGTCGTCGATCAGCACGCAGTGGCGGTCCGCCACGTCGCCGATGATGTTCATGACCTCGCTCTCCCCCGGGCGGTCGCGGCGCTTGTCGACGATCGCGAGCGGGGCGTTGTCGAGCCGCTTGGCGAGCGCGCGGGCGCGCACCACGCCGCCGACATCGGGGGAGACCACCATCAAATCCTGGTCGCCATAGCGCGCCTGGATGTCCGCGGCCATGACCGGGGCGGCATAGAGATTGTCTGTCGGGATGTCGAAGAAGCCCTGGATCTGCCCCGCGTGGAGATCGACCGCGAGCACCCGGTCGGCCCCGGCCTCGGTGATGAGGTTCGCCACCAGCTTGGCCGAGATCGGCGTGCGCGGCCCGGGCTTGCGGTCCTGCCGGGCATAGCCGAAATAGGGCACGACCGCGGTGATCCGCTTGGCCGAGGCACGGCGCAGCGCGTCGATGCAGATCAGCAGTTCCATCAGGTTGTCGTTCGCCGGAAAGCTCGTCGGCTGGACGAGAAACACGTCCTCGCCGCGCACGTTCTCGTGAATTTCGACGAAGACCTCCTCGTCGGCGAAGCGGCGGACGCTCGCATCGGTCAGCGGCATTTCGAGATAGGCGGCGATCGCCCGGGCAAGGGGCAGGTTCGAATTGCCCGACATGATCTTCATGACTGCGAATCCCCGTGTGGCGCTGGACGCCCCCCGCCTAGCGGCGCGTCACGGAAACGCAACAGAGGACGCCCGGTTGTCGTCAGGCGGAACGGGCGATCCGGCCGAATGTCCCGGCGAAGATCGGCCCGCCTTCCGGGGCGCCCCGCCTCAATCGCGCGGGACGGTGCGGTGGTCCCTGATCCTGTGTTCGCCCCGGATCCAGCGCACCGTGCCGGACGAAGCGCGCATCACCACGCTCTGCGTGGTCATGATGGTCGCGCCGGTCGCCTTCTTGCGGGTCTTGACCCCGGCCAGCAGCGATCCGTCGGTGACGCCCGTCGCGGCGAAGATGCAGTCGCCCTTGGCGAGATCGCCGAGCTTGTAGATCCGGTCGAGATCGGTGATCCCCCACTTGTGCGCGCGGGCCTTCTCGTCCTCGTTCCTGAACACCAGCCGCCCGTTGAACTGCCCGCCGACGCAGCGCAGCGCCGCGGCGGCAAGCACGCCTTCGGGCGCGCCGCCCTGGCCCATGTATAGGTCGATCGTCGTGTCCTGGTCGGTTACCGCGATCACGCCCGCGACGTCCCCGTCCCCGATCAGCACGACGCCGCAGCCAAGGCCGCGCAATTCGGCGATCAGATCGGCATGGCGCGGGCGGTCAAGCACGCAGACGATGATCTCGGAAGGATCGACGCCCTTGGCTTCGGCGACCGCGCGCACGTTCTCGCTCGGGGTCTTCGCAAGGTCGATGATGCCTTCGGGATAGCCCGGGCCGACCGCGAGCTTGTCCATGTAGACGTCGGGCGCGTTGAGGAGGCAGCCTTCTTCCGCCGCCGCCAGCACGGCGAGGGCATTGGGTCCGGCCTTGGCGGTGATGGTCGTGCCTTCGAGCGGGTCGAGGGCAATGTCGATCCTGGGCCCCTTCCCCATGCCGACCTTCTCGCCGATGTAGAGCATCGGCGCCTCGTCGCGCTCGCCCTCGCCGATCACCACGGTCCCGTCTATGTAGAGATCGTCGAAGGCGCGGCGCATCGCCTCGACCGCGGCGGCATCGGCGGCCTTTTCGTCCCCGCGCCCGACCAGCTGCGCGGCGGCGACCGCGGCGGCTTCGGTCACGCGGACCATTTCGAGCACCAGCACGCGCTCCATCGCGGAATCGACATTCTCGGTTTTTGCCGCCAGCATGTCGGTGGTAGTCGGAGTGTTCATGCGAAATGTCTTCCCTGTCGATTGCATGGCGCGCCCGCGCGGGCTTTCGATGAGGCGCCTGCGCGGGCTTAGGCCGATCCGTGTCGCCTTGTCGAGCGAAGGCCTGCGGACCGGGACGATTCTGCCGGCCTTCGCGGCCGCGCTGGCGGCCGCTGCCCCGCTGGCCGCGCAGGATGACAGGGCCGTGACGCCGGAAGCGAGCGAACCCGCCGCGCAGCGCGGGGAAGCGCGCCGCCGCCCGGCCCCGCTCGACATCATGATCACCGTGCCCGGGGGCGAGGTCAACGAGGCCGAACTGCGCGAATGCGAGGACGAGGCCGAGGCGGGCACGATCAGCGGCGAGATCGTGGTGTGCCGCGCGCGCGGTTCCTCGGGCGAGGAGCGCTTTTCCGGCCGGGAGGAGGCGCAGCGGCGCTACGCGCGGGAAACCGCCTTCCGCGACGCGCCGCCGCCGCCCGACCTGTTCGGCATCCCCGACAACGGCAGGGGCATCGGGATCGGCGGGGTCCCGCCGGCCGCGCTGCTCATCGACGTCGAGGCGCTGCCGCAGGCCCCCGCCGGTTCCGATGCCGACCGCATCGCGCGCGGCCTCCCGCCGGTCGGGCGGGACGAGGAGCTTTCGGAAGAGGAAATCCGCAGGCGCCGCGAGGCGCTGGGCCTGCCGCCGCCGAAGTTCGAGCGCAGGAAGTAATCGGGCGGGGAGGTCTCAATCCCGCAGGATCGGCAGCACCAGCGGCGCATCGGTCAGGCTGTCGGACCCTTCGAGCAGTTCGAGGGCCTTCGTCACGCAGCGTTCCGGCCCCTCGTGCGTCACCATCGCCACCAGCACCTCGCCCCCCTCGCGCGAGCGGCCGTGCTGGATCAGGCTTTCGATCGAAACGTCGGCATCGCGCATCGCCGCGGTGATCTCGGCCAGCACGCCGGGCCGGTCGTTGACGGTGAAGCGGATATAGGTGCGCTCGGTCCGGTGGCCGGGTTCGGCCGGCGGCAGGGCGGCAAGGCGCGCGACGGGGATCGAAAAGGGCGCGGAAACCTCGCTGCGGGCGATGTCGATGAGGTCGGCGACCACGGCCGAAGCGGTCGGCCCGTCGCCCGCGCCCGCGCCCTGGAACAGCAGGCGGCCGGAGAAATTGCCCTCGGCCACCACCGCGTTGGTCGGCCCGTCGACGGGAGCGAGCGGGTGGTCCTTGTGGACGAGGCAGGGCCGCACGCGCTGGAGCAGGCAGGGGCCGTTCTCCCCTTCCTCGACGTCGGCTTCCCCGATCAGCCGGATGACGAAGCCCAGCGCATCGGCCTGCGCGATGTCGGCCGCGCGGATCGGGCGGATGCCGCTGACCCTGACCGAAGCGAAATCGACCCGCGCGCCGAACCCGATCGCGGACAGGATCGCGAGCTTGTGCGCCGCGTCCACCCCGTCGATGTCGAAGCTGGGATCGGCCTCGGCATAGCCCAGCCTTTGCGCCTCGGCGAGCGTCTCGGCGAAATCGGCGCCGGTTTCCTCCATTTCCGAGAGGATGTAATTGCAGGTCCCGTTGAGAATGCCGTAGACCTTGGTCAGCGCATTGGCGCTGGTCCCTTCGCGCAGGCCCTTCACCACCGGGATGCCGCCCGCGACCGCCGCCTCGAACTTGAGCGCGACCTTCGCCGCCTCCGCCGCCTCGGCGAGGGCGAGGCCGTGATGCGCGATCATCGCCTTGTTCGCGGTGACGAGACCCTTGCCGCCCTTCAGCGCCGCGCGCGACAGGGCGAGCGCCGGGCCGTCCGCCCCGCCGACCAGTTCGACCACCACGTCAACGTCCGCGCGCGCGGCGAGCGCGGTCATGTCGTCTTCCCACGCGAAGGGGGCGATATCGACGCCGCGGTCCTTCGTCCGGTCGCGCGCGCTCACCGCGGTCACTTCGATCGGGCGCCCGGCGCGCGCGGCGATCAGGTCGCGGTTCGTGTCGAGCAGCCGGATCACCCCCGCGCCGACCGTGCCGAGCCCGGCGATCGCGATCCTCAGGGGGGCGATGCGGAGCGGATCGGTCTGGCTGTCGGGCACGGGCAAGGTTCCTGCTGCGGCTGCGAGGGGTCTTGACGCGCACCTAGCCGCGCCGCGCCTGCCGTCAAGCGGTTGCTGGGCGGCGTCAGCGCGCCTCGGTGACCCTGCGCCCGCATTCGCCGAGCTCCGCCCGGACCAGCGCGTAGTCCTCCTCGGCCAGCGCGCGCGCCGCGGGATCGCGCGCGAGATTGGCGCTGCTCGGCAATTCCGCCGGCAGGGCGCAGGCGAGGCGGTACCATTGCAGCGTGTCCGGCTCGGGCCGGCGGGCGGCGGAATCGATGATCTCGCCCCAGGACACCCCCCACGCCGGCGGCTGCCCCGGCCGGCGCAGCACGCTGATCGAGGCGGGCGAATCGCCGGTCGTCTCGAGGAATATCTGCGTTTCGGATTCGCCCGCGAGATTGCCGCGCACCGACAGCGCATCGGCCACCCCCGTGACCCGCGGCGGGGCGTCGGCGGCGACGAGTTCGCGCAGCACGCCGCGCACGCGCTCCTCCAGCTGCCGGGTCCAGGCGAACTGGCCCGCCTCATCGACGAGCACGATCGTCCCCGGCCTGCCCGCGACCGACTCGGCGAACAGCAGGACCTCGGTTTTGGCGAGTTTCGGCGGCTTGCCCTTCGCATTGGGTTCCACGTCCGCCAGCCAGGCGAGCGATTCGCGCACCCCGCTCCCCCCGCCGAGCAGGGCCTGCGCCTCGCCTTCGAGGTAAAGCCGCACGAATCCGGGCGCGAGGCCGGGCGCGCGTTCGGGCGGGACCGTGACCTGGTCCCGAATCCGCGCGCGGATGATAAGCTCGCTCGCCTCGGCCAGGGTGACGAGATCGGCGTAGGTCGGACCCTCCTGCGCCGGCGCGGCCGCGGCCTGTCCCGCTGCGGCACGGTCCTGGGCCAGCGCCGCCCCGCCCGCCGCCGCCAGCGCCAGGCCCAGTGCGGCCGCGCCGCCGCGGAGCCCGCGCAAAAGCCTGTTTTCATTTGTTAATACGAGGTTAAAGCGCATCATGATGTGTCCTCTCGGCGGCTCGCACGGGGCCGCTCAACGGGCTCCCCCTTCACGGCATCCTTATCAGGATCGTGGCCGTGAATCCGCCCTGAACCGATAAAGCGTTTGATCCCCTAGGGACCAGTCGTTAAAGCCCGCAAGGCCTGCGCCGGGGTTGGGGACCAAAGCCGGGGCAGCAAACGTGTCGTGCACGAAAACCGCAGGCGGGAGTATCTGACGGTTCTTGCATGGCCAGCCGGGTCAGGTCTGACTTCGTCAGCGGGGCAAGCCGCTCCCGGCATGGGAGGACCTATATTTGGGATTTCGCGCCTCGGCCTGCTTTACCGGGGGGGCGAACGAGTGTGTCGGCAATCTGTCGGCAGTAGTGATGGAGAGAAAGCGACTGGATGGCTTACGCTGACCAACAGATGAGTGGAAACAAGGCTGTTTCCATTGTTATCGTCGCGCTTATCCATGTGGCGGTCGGTTACCTGCTGATCTCTGGTCTCGCCATTTCGGCGGCCAAGAAGATCATCGAGCGGGTCGATACGTTCAACGTGGAAGAGCCGCCGCCCCCGCCGGAGGAGCCGGACGAACCGCCGCCCGAGGAGCCGCAGCAGGAAACCGCGCCGCCTCCGCCGGTCGCGCCGCCGCCGCCGATCAACATCGCGCCGCAGCCGCCGCAGATCCGCACGCAGCGGGAAATTCCCCCGCCGTCGCCGCCGGCACTGACTCTGCCGCCGCCCGCACCCGCGGCGCCGCCGGCGCCGCCTTCGCAGGCTCGCGGCGTGCAGCCCCGCAACCAGAGCCGCTGGGTGCGCCGGATCATCGAGGACTATCCTTCGCGCGCCCTGCGCCAGGAGGAAGAAGGCACCGTCGGCGTTCGCGTCACGGTCGGCGCCAACGGGCGGGTCTCCGCCTGTTCGGTGACCGCCTCGAGCGGCTCGAGCATTCTCGACGATGCCGCCTGCCGTTCGCTCCAGCGCTATGCCCGGTTCGAACCGGCGCTGAACGATGCGGGCGATCCGACAACCGGCAGCTGGGCCACCCGGATCACCTATCAGATCAGGTAGTAACGCGTGAGGGGAGCGAGGGCCCGCCCGGCCCGAGCGACCATTCGGGACACTTTTTTCAAGAGGACTTTTCGCAATGAACCTTTACATTCTCGCGGCCGCAGCCGCCGAAGCGCCGAAAAACGAATTCGGCTTCATGAAAGCGATGGAAGAGGGCGGCCCCGTCGCCTGGTCGATCCTCGCGGTCATGGTCATCATGAGCGTCGGCTCGTTCTACATCCTGTTCACCAAGCTGTTCGAACAGAACCGGGTGATGAAGCAGTACAAGCAGGTGCAGAGCCAGTTCTGGCGTGCCTCCAGCCTCAAGGAAGGCGCCGCCAAGCTCGAGAAGAACAGCGCCTGGCGCCAGATCGCCGACGACGCGATCGTCGCGCAGGAGCGCCATTCCAAGATGACCGACAGCCTCGAGGCGCATGACTACATGCACGGCTCGCTGCAGCGTTCGGAAGACTCGATCAATTCGAGCCTCGCCGGCGGCCTGCCGTTCCTCGCCTCGGTCGGCGCGACCGCGCCGTTCGTCGGCCTGCTCGGCACCGTGATCGGGATCTACCGCGCGCTCATCAACATCGGCATCGCCGGGAGCGCCTCGATCGACAAGGTCGCCGGCCCGGTCGGCGAAGCGCTGATCATGACCGCGATCGGCCTGCTGGTCGCGGTGCCCGCGGTGCTCGCGTTCAACTGGCTGCAGTCGCGCAACCGCCGCATCGCCGAGCTGCTCAACAGCTTCTCGACCGACATCCTCGCCTACATCTCGTCGGACGGCGCGGTGAAGCCCGCCGTGACGGCGGCTCCGGCCAAGACCAGCGGCGCGAAGCCCGCTGCGAAGAACGCCGGCACCACCGCCACCACCGCGGGCGGCGTGAAGGCCGGCTCGAAGTAAGCGCCATTTACCGAAGCGGGCGGGGAGCGGCGCTCCCCGTCCGCCCGGTAAACCGGCCGGAGCGGGGGTTTTCCCCACCCCCGGCCAGACAGGTCAGGCCGAACGGCGCGAGAGGGCCGGGAAGCCATCAAGCGGCCCGTCGCAAGACCATTCTCAAGGGTAGGAATTCACAATGGCGATTTCGATGGGAGGCGGGGAAACCCCGATGTCCGACATCAACACCACGCCGCTGGTGGACGTGATGCTGGTGCTCCTGATCATCTTCCTCATCGCGGTCCCGGTGGCGATCCAGACGATCGAGAAGCTGGAGATCCCGATCTTCGAGGCGACCGAATCGAAGGACAAGGTGGAAAACCTGCTGCTCACCGTCAGCACCACCGACCAGGCCGGCCGCAGCGCGGGCGAGCCGGGCTTCGCAGGCGCATCGCGCACGGGCGATTGCCGGGTCTATTTCAACAACATCACCCCCGTCTCTTCGGAAGAGCTCTACGACCGGGCCTTCAACCGGCTGGACCGGATCGTCACCCGCGCGGGCGGTCCGGAAGCGGTCATGCAGGATCCCGACGCGATCCCGCAGGTCCACATCCGCGGCGACGTCAACGCCCCGTGGCGCTGCGTGGCGGGGACGATCTACAACGTGCAGGCGGCGGGCTACCCGACCGTGGGCTTCATCTCGAACCCGGTCGATCCGGCCGGCTGATCGCCGCCCGAACGCGCATCAAGGAGTAAACTGACATGGGTATGACCGGAGGCCAGCTCGACGGCGAACCGATGCTCGACATGAACATGACGCCGCTGATCGACGTGCTGCTCGTTCTGCTGATCATGTTCATCATCACCATCCCGATCGCCACGCACTCGGTCGACATCGACCTGCCGCAGGGCGATCCGCCGCCGAGCGAGCTCGACATCGACCCGGTGAAGAACAAGCTGGTGCTGAACCAGCAGGACCAGATCCTGTGGAACGGCACGCCGATCACCCAGGGCGAGCTGGTGACGACGCTGCAGGAGACGACCGGCATAGACCCCGAGCCCGAACTCCAGTTCGAGCCCGA contains these protein-coding regions:
- a CDS encoding gamma-glutamylcyclotransferase → MRLFFYGVLREGVGDWPFLAGLGLGSQASVQGALFAIPDPAGWYPALVLTRAGHATNVVGSLHDAGEVDLAVLDAFEGPQYERMAVRVDGWAAGGSEAQAYVWTGDLPAGAQAIAHGDFAAWLAETRRSAYAGA
- a CDS encoding SDR family NAD(P)-dependent oxidoreductase encodes the protein MIAITGAAQGIGRALALHFLERGWRVAALDIDAEALAELAGRAPPERLLSLPGDVSSEREVAIAFEAIASWSSKAPLAALVNNAAIADPFCGPLEDLALADWQAWIDASLTAAFLCSRAALPLLREAHRVTGEAANIVNISSTRSVMSEPESFAYAASKGGIDALTHAMAVSLGPQVRVNAVRPGWIETRDWQKESEREEVEHREKDRAQHPAGRVGRPQDIAGAVEYLLGAGFVTGQHLTVDGGMTVKMIYEE
- a CDS encoding sensor histidine kinase, with product MDLALEPQRAELEAFFDNSPVGFSLLDGDLRYVRVNRALAEINGHPAHAHIGRRQDEIVPDVDGVIRRVQQRVLDRGEPSLGHTVRAETPAHPGVVRQFEVDYFPLDDGCGGRMVGCVVHETGRSEGLVRAIESESRRTRDVADNLNFFLANLDGEGTLLNVNAPALRVTGVKRKDVAGRKFWDCPWWTHDEGMQAHVRRITEAALAGEFQRSDCIARIPDDGRMEIDVQLAPLRAQDGSVIEIVASGVDVSAQRKAERQREIHFAELQHRVKNIFANVQSLSRLIASQSADLPGFLESFDHRMRALSRANDTLLRTEWSDIYLRDLLVNELAACMELGAERFEIEGPPTLVSARQAPMLALGMHELVTNAAKYGALARAGGRIAIRFAPDADGFLSEFRWCERGGAPVSEAQDQRTGFGSMLLERIVPGTLGLVAEIDLEAEGLCYRLAPPG
- a CDS encoding inositol monophosphatase family protein, producing the protein MTADDHALALALADAAGAAIRPFFRGAWSEERKADRSFVTEADRAAEAAMRALIEAHRPADGIIGEEYGTRNEGAGRQWVLDPIDGTTSFIAGRAIFGTLIALVQDGWPVLGVIDQPIAQERWVGRIGEGTTFNGRPAATRPLKDLSDAVLGTTTPHQFAGDDVDAFMGVARAVAESKIIYGGDCYNYGLVASGHIDCVIEAGLKLHDFAALVPVVEGAGGMMSDWMGNPLDAGSDGRVIALGDPARLDDILDAMS
- a CDS encoding helix-turn-helix domain-containing protein produces the protein MPLSLNRAPAPDLDPWVGRVVVTRVDVPPDFEVSCSVFNDLAYSRIVLKGDWRATTPDGKVCVERGPVLVGPQSRRMDMTCRGSFATVNIGFRPGALACLIDTPLDALVDRVELDDPLGLADGYAPDLGYPADASSEELALMVEDRVRAFIRRKRPRHPDPISRAFEAASFVDPTIRPGEFAARHDISLRQVERIVRRDFGMTPRTALRRARAMDLACHMLGIADRQEEQEFLLRFFDQSHLIREFQCFFGVTPQAFRARPRVLLTLNLEARAARRLEELVRIAPGARRPRHERTEEEEEEQEEEAATRAQKRRNES
- a CDS encoding ribose-phosphate pyrophosphokinase, giving the protein MALQRDEIRELLIGAARARTPLTYSQALFALGHSFTRPLMRQLCAAMDRIDEEGRRAGEPGLAVLVVRQSDGLPGQGWFVSRSHLAGEMPGEWPLDWEGAEAKAYVALHPRLAFEHWQERQAD
- a CDS encoding ribose-phosphate pyrophosphokinase is translated as MKIMSGNSNLPLARAIAAYLEMPLTDASVRRFADEEVFVEIHENVRGEDVFLVQPTSFPANDNLMELLICIDALRRASAKRITAVVPYFGYARQDRKPGPRTPISAKLVANLITEAGADRVLAVDLHAGQIQGFFDIPTDNLYAAPVMAADIQARYGDQDLMVVSPDVGGVVRARALAKRLDNAPLAIVDKRRDRPGESEVMNIIGDVADRHCVLIDDIIDSGGTLCNAADALLANGARSVAAYITHGVLSGGAVARIDGSKLKELVITDSIRPTEATEQSGKIRILTIAPLIGEAIRRIADESSVSSLFD
- the glpX gene encoding class II fructose-bisphosphatase, coding for MNTPTTTDMLAAKTENVDSAMERVLVLEMVRVTEAAAVAAAQLVGRGDEKAADAAAVEAMRRAFDDLYIDGTVVIGEGERDEAPMLYIGEKVGMGKGPRIDIALDPLEGTTITAKAGPNALAVLAAAEEGCLLNAPDVYMDKLAVGPGYPEGIIDLAKTPSENVRAVAEAKGVDPSEIIVCVLDRPRHADLIAELRGLGCGVVLIGDGDVAGVIAVTDQDTTIDLYMGQGGAPEGVLAAAALRCVGGQFNGRLVFRNEDEKARAHKWGITDLDRIYKLGDLAKGDCIFAATGVTDGSLLAGVKTRKKATGATIMTTQSVVMRASSGTVRWIRGEHRIRDHRTVPRD